A genomic stretch from Desulfolutivibrio sulfodismutans DSM 3696 includes:
- a CDS encoding Fe-S-containing hydro-lyase, giving the protein MSTYKLTTPLTDEDVCKLAIGDVVLLTGTIYTARDAAHKRLVESLDKGEALPFDLKGALVYYVGPSPAPPGRPIGAAGPTTSYRMDSYAPRLHSLGLKATIGKGKRSDEVKAALTAYKAVYFGATGGAGALLSQCIKAARVIAYEDLGPEAIRELTVVDFPLLVINDTKGGELYVKPKID; this is encoded by the coding sequence ATGTCCACCTACAAACTGACCACGCCGCTTACGGACGAGGATGTCTGCAAACTGGCCATCGGCGATGTCGTGCTTCTGACCGGCACCATCTACACCGCCCGGGACGCGGCCCACAAACGCCTTGTGGAGTCGTTGGACAAGGGCGAGGCGCTTCCCTTCGACCTCAAAGGGGCGCTTGTTTATTACGTCGGCCCGTCTCCCGCGCCTCCGGGACGCCCCATCGGAGCGGCCGGTCCCACCACCAGCTACCGCATGGACAGCTACGCCCCGAGGCTGCATTCCCTGGGACTCAAAGCCACCATCGGCAAGGGCAAGCGCAGCGACGAGGTCAAGGCGGCCCTGACGGCGTACAAGGCCGTCTATTTCGGGGCCACGGGCGGCGCGGGGGCGCTTTTGTCCCAGTGCATCAAGGCCGCCAGGGTCATCGCCTATGAGGACTTGGGCCCCGAGGCCATTCGCGAACTTACGGTGGTGGATTTCCCGCTTCTGGTCATAAACGACACCAAGGGCGGCGAACTGTACGTCAAGCCCAAGATCGACTGA
- a CDS encoding response regulator, whose translation MLIVDSDPLALAYHTHILSRHFCVATAQNAAEALNRLRQNGPFSVVVSDLFLPSPDGRSFLSKVRRLCPDIVHIVLADNPTPETIMNVINNNTIFGFFCKSAPPTKVIRKIRAALELHRQQTSLPLPYTRDVLSQEERSFLNELACSRPC comes from the coding sequence GTGCTTATCGTCGACAGCGACCCCTTGGCTCTCGCCTACCACACCCACATCCTCTCCCGGCATTTTTGCGTGGCTACCGCGCAAAACGCCGCCGAGGCCTTGAACCGTCTCCGGCAAAACGGCCCCTTTTCCGTTGTCGTGTCCGACCTCTTTCTGCCCTCCCCCGACGGCCGCTCCTTTCTGTCCAAGGTACGGCGTCTTTGTCCGGACATCGTGCATATCGTCCTGGCCGACAACCCGACCCCGGAAACCATCATGAACGTCATCAACAACAACACCATCTTCGGATTTTTCTGCAAGTCCGCGCCCCCGACCAAGGTCATCCGCAAGATCCGCGCCGCCCTGGAACTGCACCGGCAGCAGACCAGCCTGCCCCTGCCCTATACCCGCGATGTCCTCTCCCAGGAGGAGCGTTCCTTCTTGAACGAACTGGCCTGCTCCCGGCCCTGCTGA
- a CDS encoding tetratricopeptide repeat protein has product MEFFRQALAASKKGNHKKALELLDKAAALNPMDPDIFNNRGNAYNNLGDQQKALADYNMAVSLRPGDAAALSNRGLAHERMGDDVAACRDYRAACDLGDCNFFDSFKKEGRCPK; this is encoded by the coding sequence ATGGAGTTTTTCCGGCAGGCCCTCGCCGCCTCCAAAAAAGGCAATCATAAAAAAGCCCTGGAACTCCTGGACAAGGCTGCCGCGCTCAACCCCATGGACCCGGATATCTTCAACAACCGGGGCAACGCCTACAATAATCTGGGCGACCAGCAAAAGGCCCTGGCGGATTACAACATGGCCGTTTCCCTGCGCCCGGGCGACGCCGCCGCCCTGTCCAACCGGGGGCTGGCCCATGAGCGCATGGGGGATGACGTAGCGGCCTGCCGGGACTATCGCGCGGCCTGCGACCTGGGTGATTGCAATTTTTTCGATAGCTTCAAGAAAGAGGGGCGGTGCCCAAAATAA
- a CDS encoding LysM peptidoglycan-binding domain-containing protein codes for MKKSSLLLALCLLFASMSCSKEDKQSFANVDHDKDGGIIFEELVFVYPDTVVENFAAYDADQNGILDQPEYKTFYTDVVVDKKTPQVARLAPTPTRPSAQTPTAAVQPDITVTLEPEKAPAKSAEPQAAAKKTPATAAKAPEKQAAGSYTIQRGDNLTKIAKKHGLSVDEILRANDGLSADSIRDGQVITIPGR; via the coding sequence ATGAAAAAATCATCCCTGCTGCTCGCCCTGTGCCTGCTTTTCGCCTCCATGTCCTGCTCCAAGGAAGACAAACAGTCCTTCGCCAACGTGGATCACGACAAGGACGGCGGCATCATCTTCGAGGAACTGGTGTTCGTCTACCCGGACACCGTGGTGGAAAATTTCGCGGCCTACGACGCGGATCAAAATGGCATCCTCGACCAGCCCGAATACAAGACTTTTTATACGGACGTGGTCGTGGACAAAAAGACGCCGCAGGTGGCCCGGCTGGCCCCGACTCCGACCAGACCCTCGGCCCAGACGCCGACTGCGGCCGTGCAACCCGACATCACCGTGACCCTGGAGCCGGAGAAGGCCCCGGCCAAGTCAGCCGAGCCCCAGGCTGCGGCCAAAAAGACCCCGGCGACTGCCGCCAAAGCGCCGGAAAAGCAGGCTGCCGGCTCCTACACCATCCAGCGCGGGGACAACCTGACCAAGATCGCCAAAAAACACGGCCTTTCCGTGGACGAGATTCTCAGAGCCAACGACGGTCTGTCGGCGGACAGCATCCGCGACGGCCAGGTCATCACCATCCCGGGCAGATAA
- a CDS encoding DNA primase family protein, with translation MPDYNDPDHIRAEVEAAADAERAAMPEPKAPPAVATPQGVAGTDITEDEIESASWLNQVGDAQLLVRLLGGKFVFDNRLERTYRFNSSHWHPDANCDFRRAMFGLADLYAAIGAKYAKLFTETDDKNFQTRRDRYNERASKCRSLQRMNSVWRIATSGDGSLGISGDEWDQHPTLLPCANGVIDLETGKLHPGDPNQYFQSASPYEYHGLHAEAPLWDDILDKALCKNRDLRDYFDYFAGFAATGIQTKQFFCALGPGGNNGKSVIFETMTTALGNFAGTVKVDMLLEQKWTKSADGPSPSILKLRGKRLVVTSEAQRNHRFSLSAVKQFTGGDILEARGMYVHDPIEFSQSHSFVLHSNSMPMAAGNDAAFYTRLRVLKFAAQFIPSAEGDEDPARNIWHQIPRARLNADLKKCGPGILAWYVRCAIRALKLGDMPTAPACVMEETGEYREEQDLIGQWMAQCTVPDEHNQEQMKDLHAAFSRWCVEEMNTPKDKVMSMKSMAADFKTRPGLEKIVSRVIYYRGIRITDEWRDATQHNF, from the coding sequence ATGCCTGATTACAACGATCCCGACCATATCAGGGCCGAGGTCGAGGCCGCAGCGGACGCCGAGCGCGCCGCCATGCCGGAGCCCAAGGCTCCACCGGCCGTGGCTACTCCCCAGGGCGTGGCGGGCACGGACATCACCGAGGACGAGATCGAGTCCGCGAGCTGGCTCAACCAGGTCGGCGACGCCCAGCTCCTGGTCCGGCTGCTGGGCGGGAAATTCGTTTTCGACAACCGCCTGGAGCGCACCTACCGTTTCAATTCCTCGCACTGGCACCCGGACGCAAACTGCGATTTCCGCCGGGCAATGTTTGGCCTGGCCGACCTCTACGCCGCCATCGGCGCGAAATACGCCAAACTGTTCACCGAGACCGACGACAAAAATTTCCAGACCCGCCGCGACCGCTACAACGAACGGGCCAGCAAGTGCCGCTCGCTCCAGCGGATGAATTCCGTATGGCGCATCGCCACCAGCGGCGACGGCTCCCTGGGCATCTCCGGCGACGAATGGGATCAGCACCCGACGCTGTTGCCGTGCGCCAACGGGGTCATCGACCTGGAGACCGGCAAACTCCATCCGGGCGACCCGAATCAATATTTTCAGTCCGCCTCTCCCTACGAGTACCACGGCCTGCACGCCGAGGCCCCGCTGTGGGACGACATCCTGGACAAGGCCCTGTGCAAAAACCGCGACCTGCGCGACTACTTCGACTATTTCGCCGGGTTCGCCGCCACCGGCATCCAGACCAAGCAATTTTTCTGCGCCCTGGGCCCGGGCGGCAACAACGGCAAAAGCGTGATTTTCGAGACCATGACCACCGCCCTCGGGAATTTTGCGGGCACGGTCAAGGTGGACATGCTCCTGGAGCAGAAATGGACAAAATCCGCTGATGGTCCGAGCCCGTCCATCCTCAAGTTGCGGGGAAAACGTCTGGTCGTGACCTCCGAGGCCCAGCGCAACCACCGATTTTCCCTCTCTGCCGTCAAACAATTCACCGGCGGCGATATCCTGGAAGCTCGTGGAATGTATGTCCATGATCCAATCGAGTTTTCACAGAGCCATTCATTTGTGCTGCATTCGAACTCCATGCCCATGGCCGCCGGGAACGACGCCGCGTTCTACACCCGGCTGCGCGTCCTCAAATTCGCGGCCCAGTTCATCCCGTCGGCCGAGGGCGACGAAGATCCGGCACGCAACATCTGGCACCAGATCCCGCGCGCCCGATTGAACGCCGATCTGAAAAAGTGCGGCCCGGGAATCCTGGCCTGGTACGTCCGCTGCGCGATCCGGGCCCTCAAGCTGGGCGACATGCCCACGGCCCCGGCATGCGTCATGGAGGAGACCGGCGAATACCGCGAGGAGCAGGATCTGATCGGGCAGTGGATGGCGCAATGCACCGTGCCCGACGAGCACAACCAGGAGCAGATGAAAGACCTCCATGCCGCGTTTTCGCGCTGGTGCGTGGAGGAGATGAACACCCCCAAGGACAAGGTCATGTCCATGAAATCCATGGCCGCCGACTTCAAGACGCGGCCGGGACTGGAAAAAATCGTCTCCCGGGTCATCTACTACCGGGGCATTCGCATCACCGACGAGTGGCGCGATGCCACCCAACACAATTTTTAG
- a CDS encoding DNA cytosine methyltransferase, producing the protein MLDLFGGQYGGSNSGRELVIDSFAGGGGASSGIRQAIGRDPDVALNHDPIALAIHRANHSGSRHYCQDIFSVEPNHVTRGLPVGLLWASPDCTHFSKAKGGAPKRDSKIRDLAWAVVKWAKQARPRVIILENVEEFTTWGPLTDRGEIIKDRAGETFRAWLRQLRRLGYRVEHRELRACDYGAPTIRKRFFLIARCDGRPIVWPEPTHGPGREHAYRTAADIIDWSIPCPSIFERKRPLAENTLRRIAEGIRRYVLNAAEPFIVTYYGPKRPGDFRGNGIGEMLGTQTTENRHAVVAPYIVKPNHAYPHFRGNSVDEPLRTVTASEPGFALAAPVLVSPAHSTTTGRSKYVWAPREPLRTITTSPDFALAVPTLIQTGYGERPGQSPRALDIGKPLGTVVAGGGKHAVVSAFLAQHNGGAHNDRLAGRPADAPLSTVMGTGSQQGLVAVHVQRDFGNSVGHPVSAPCGTVTSGGGGKSGLVASHLVKLRGTCRHGQAATESLSTVTAGGLHIGEVRAFLVKYFGCGIGQDARDPLHTVTTKDRFGLVTVQGEDYVIADIGLRMLSPRELFLAQGFPPDYVIDPVYNGKPLPKSKQVRACGNSVCPPLAEALVRANCHDMAEVAP; encoded by the coding sequence ATGCTTGATCTTTTCGGCGGACAATACGGCGGCTCGAACTCTGGTCGTGAACTGGTCATTGATTCGTTTGCCGGAGGCGGCGGGGCGTCCTCCGGGATTCGTCAGGCTATTGGGCGTGATCCTGACGTGGCGCTCAACCATGATCCCATCGCCCTGGCCATCCACCGTGCCAACCACTCGGGCAGTCGCCACTACTGCCAGGATATTTTTTCCGTCGAGCCGAACCATGTCACCCGGGGCCTGCCCGTCGGACTTTTGTGGGCCAGCCCGGACTGCACCCATTTTTCCAAGGCCAAGGGTGGCGCACCAAAACGTGACTCCAAAATCCGTGACCTCGCATGGGCCGTCGTCAAATGGGCCAAGCAGGCCAGGCCCCGGGTCATCATCCTGGAAAACGTCGAGGAGTTCACGACCTGGGGGCCGCTTACCGACCGGGGCGAGATCATCAAGGATCGGGCGGGCGAGACGTTCCGGGCTTGGCTGCGGCAGTTGCGCCGTCTCGGATACCGGGTCGAGCACCGGGAGCTTCGGGCCTGCGACTACGGCGCGCCGACGATCCGGAAGCGGTTTTTCCTCATTGCCCGTTGCGACGGACGCCCCATCGTCTGGCCGGAGCCGACGCACGGCCCTGGCCGGGAGCATGCTTACCGCACGGCGGCGGACATCATTGACTGGTCCATCCCGTGTCCGTCGATTTTCGAGCGCAAGCGGCCGTTGGCCGAAAACACCCTGCGGCGCATCGCAGAGGGCATCCGGAGGTACGTCCTCAATGCGGCTGAACCGTTCATCGTGACCTACTACGGGCCGAAGCGCCCCGGGGACTTTCGGGGCAACGGCATCGGCGAGATGCTGGGAACGCAGACCACGGAAAACCGGCATGCTGTGGTGGCACCATACATCGTCAAGCCGAACCACGCATACCCACATTTTCGGGGAAACTCGGTTGATGAGCCGCTGCGCACCGTGACCGCGAGCGAACCGGGCTTTGCCCTTGCGGCTCCGGTACTAGTCAGCCCTGCGCACAGCACAACCACCGGCCGCAGCAAATATGTTTGGGCCCCCCGGGAGCCCCTGCGCACGATCACCACAAGCCCGGATTTTGCGCTGGCCGTCCCTACTTTGATTCAGACCGGATATGGAGAGCGCCCGGGCCAATCGCCGCGCGCGCTGGATATCGGGAAACCGCTGGGCACCGTAGTGGCCGGTGGCGGCAAACACGCCGTGGTGTCCGCCTTCCTGGCCCAGCATAACGGCGGCGCTCATAACGACCGGCTGGCCGGACGTCCTGCGGATGCGCCCCTGTCCACGGTCATGGGCACAGGCAGCCAGCAGGGTCTGGTGGCGGTCCATGTGCAACGTGATTTCGGAAACAGCGTCGGGCACCCGGTGTCCGCCCCGTGCGGCACGGTGACATCCGGCGGAGGCGGCAAGTCCGGGCTGGTCGCCTCGCACCTGGTCAAGCTGCGCGGCACCTGCCGACACGGCCAGGCTGCAACCGAGTCCCTGTCAACGGTCACGGCCGGAGGGCTGCATATCGGGGAGGTCCGGGCTTTCCTGGTCAAGTATTTTGGGTGCGGCATCGGGCAGGATGCACGCGATCCGCTCCACACGGTCACCACCAAGGACCGCTTCGGGCTCGTGACCGTCCAGGGCGAGGACTACGTCATCGCGGACATCGGCCTGCGCATGCTTTCGCCCCGGGAACTGTTTCTGGCTCAAGGGTTCCCGCCGGATTACGTCATCGATCCCGTCTACAACGGCAAGCCGCTTCCGAAGTCCAAGCAGGTCCGGGCCTGCGGCAACAGCGTGTGTCCGCCGCTGGCGGAAGCCCTGGTGCGCGCAAATTGCCACGACATGGCGGAGGTTGCGCCGTGA
- a CDS encoding BRO-N domain-containing protein, with protein sequence MQPFYFDGHEVRTIQDEQGEPWFLVKDVCAVLELGNVTEATRRLDEDERGSVVLNTLGGPQSMATVSESGLYSLIFTSRKPEARAFRKWVTGTVLPAIRKTGRFEARPEAAREIPPHVRTIPPSLRAQIMHSATQAARMFSGGSGDVYEHFHRLCDLICAGPAQFNSTTASYEGVFNEWADRSLVRDQFARVQCKDLYASFVEWCESQGHIAPSLRRFGAWMRDNYARYDSRVIYYCGIRLASSLPQ encoded by the coding sequence GTGCAGCCTTTTTACTTCGACGGCCACGAGGTCCGGACCATCCAGGACGAACAGGGAGAGCCCTGGTTCTTGGTCAAGGACGTGTGCGCAGTCTTGGAACTTGGGAACGTAACGGAGGCTACTCGTCGTCTCGACGAGGACGAAAGGGGTTCAGTAGTCCTGAACACCTTGGGCGGACCCCAGTCAATGGCTACAGTCTCCGAGTCCGGGCTGTACTCCCTGATATTCACCAGCCGCAAGCCCGAGGCCCGGGCGTTCCGGAAGTGGGTGACCGGGACGGTGCTCCCGGCCATCCGCAAGACCGGGCGCTTCGAGGCCCGGCCGGAGGCGGCCCGGGAGATTCCGCCCCACGTCCGGACCATCCCGCCCAGCCTGCGGGCGCAGATCATGCACAGCGCCACCCAGGCGGCCCGGATGTTCAGCGGCGGCAGCGGCGACGTGTACGAGCACTTCCACCGGCTGTGCGACCTGATTTGCGCCGGACCGGCCCAGTTCAATTCCACCACCGCGTCCTACGAGGGCGTTTTTAACGAATGGGCGGACCGGTCCCTGGTCCGGGACCAGTTTGCCCGGGTGCAGTGCAAGGATCTGTACGCGTCGTTTGTGGAGTGGTGCGAGTCCCAGGGGCACATTGCGCCGAGCCTGCGGCGGTTCGGGGCCTGGATGCGCGACAACTACGCCCGCTACGATTCGCGGGTGATCTACTATTGCGGCATCCGGCTGGCCAGCAGTCTGCCGCAATAA
- a CDS encoding terminase gpA endonuclease subunit, translated as MTDPARWLVPPPKKTPERVQGDAAWLRSIGLSGIPRGKFAFWFSGTVRSAFRAPSGILPSQWAERYFVVTEGSRPGPWRNANAPYLAGIMDAWAEPYVRDVAVCAAPQLGKSKIAEIILGYIADRDPALAQYIVPDEATADDLVEDRLKPMFSASPRLASLTTGKPGDMTKKRLKLKNMSIQLAWAGSVTRIARVAAKYQFKDEVDKFPFTPSKKEASSDALIKKRQRTFRWDRKALDISTPTTETGPIWLAWLRANARFYWFARCPDCGCEQRLVSADQDGRPRLRWPDDVRDPDKVQDEGLAWYECERCGARWDDVRRDRAVAHGVWREERTGLELFAHLRRYRPPRIAFHLSALYSPFVSLSESAAALLKGTKDKVALKDYCNGYEATPWRDYTAERAEKAILALADERPRGLVPGGGRVACLVAGVDTQQDGFVYVIRAVGWGMERETWLVREGLVDSFEALARVLWQDTYRDAAGNDHQVRLVVQDSQGDKTSDVYDFCVANRGRILAYKGERRMSRPFSFTNIEFYPGDTRPIPGGLKLLRVDTTFFKNRLSGKLAILPTDPGSFHLHAEATDDYARQMCAEYWDEDEAAWLCPPKRANHFWDCEVMALVAAEVLGVQHWSPDDEVEDEPEEDPAQDGGGGHSGLPGWFQNRRR; from the coding sequence GTGACCGATCCCGCGCGCTGGCTCGTGCCGCCCCCGAAAAAAACGCCCGAGCGCGTCCAGGGCGATGCAGCGTGGTTGCGCTCCATCGGCCTGTCCGGCATCCCGCGCGGGAAATTCGCCTTCTGGTTTTCCGGGACCGTGCGCAGCGCATTCCGGGCCCCTTCGGGCATCCTGCCGTCGCAGTGGGCCGAGCGGTATTTCGTGGTCACGGAAGGCTCGCGGCCCGGGCCATGGCGCAACGCCAACGCCCCGTACCTGGCCGGGATCATGGACGCCTGGGCCGAACCCTACGTGCGCGACGTGGCGGTCTGCGCCGCGCCGCAGCTCGGCAAATCCAAAATCGCCGAGATCATCCTGGGCTACATCGCCGACCGCGACCCGGCCCTGGCCCAGTACATCGTCCCGGACGAGGCCACGGCCGACGATCTGGTGGAGGACCGCCTCAAGCCCATGTTTTCGGCCTCGCCCCGGCTGGCCTCCCTGACCACGGGCAAACCCGGCGACATGACCAAAAAGCGGCTCAAGCTCAAGAATATGAGCATTCAGTTGGCCTGGGCCGGGTCCGTGACGCGGATAGCCCGGGTCGCCGCCAAGTACCAGTTCAAGGACGAGGTGGACAAATTCCCGTTCACCCCGTCAAAAAAAGAGGCATCATCCGACGCGCTCATCAAAAAACGGCAGCGGACGTTCCGCTGGGATCGCAAGGCGCTGGATATTTCCACCCCGACAACGGAGACCGGCCCGATCTGGCTGGCTTGGCTGCGCGCCAACGCCCGGTTTTACTGGTTTGCGCGGTGCCCGGACTGCGGCTGTGAGCAACGGTTGGTGTCGGCGGACCAGGACGGTCGGCCGCGTCTGCGCTGGCCTGACGACGTCCGTGATCCGGACAAGGTCCAGGACGAAGGGTTGGCTTGGTACGAATGCGAGCGGTGCGGCGCCCGCTGGGACGACGTCCGGCGCGACCGGGCCGTGGCCCATGGCGTGTGGCGCGAGGAGCGCACGGGGCTTGAGCTTTTCGCCCACCTGCGGCGGTATCGGCCGCCGCGCATCGCCTTCCATTTGTCGGCGCTGTACTCGCCGTTCGTCTCCCTGTCCGAGTCGGCGGCGGCGCTTCTGAAAGGCACGAAGGATAAGGTCGCGCTCAAGGACTACTGCAACGGCTATGAGGCGACGCCCTGGCGCGACTACACGGCCGAGCGGGCCGAAAAGGCCATCCTGGCCCTGGCCGACGAACGCCCGCGCGGGCTGGTTCCGGGAGGCGGCCGGGTGGCCTGTCTGGTGGCCGGGGTGGACACCCAGCAGGACGGATTCGTCTACGTGATCCGGGCCGTGGGCTGGGGCATGGAGCGCGAGACCTGGCTGGTGCGCGAGGGCCTGGTGGACAGCTTCGAGGCCCTGGCCCGGGTGCTGTGGCAGGATACCTACCGCGACGCGGCGGGCAACGACCATCAGGTCCGGCTGGTGGTGCAGGATTCCCAGGGCGACAAGACGTCCGACGTCTACGATTTCTGCGTTGCCAACCGGGGCCGCATCCTGGCCTACAAGGGCGAGCGGCGCATGTCTCGGCCGTTTTCGTTCACGAACATCGAGTTTTACCCGGGCGACACGCGGCCGATCCCCGGCGGACTCAAGCTGCTGCGGGTGGACACCACGTTTTTCAAGAACCGGCTGTCCGGCAAACTGGCGATCCTGCCCACGGATCCCGGGTCGTTTCATCTCCACGCCGAAGCCACGGACGATTACGCCCGGCAGATGTGCGCCGAATACTGGGACGAGGACGAGGCGGCGTGGCTGTGCCCGCCCAAGCGGGCGAACCATTTCTGGGACTGCGAGGTCATGGCCCTGGTGGCGGCCGAGGTGCTGGGCGTGCAGCACTGGTCCCCGGACGACGAGGTCGAGGACGAGCCGGAGGAGGATCCGGCCCAGGATGGCGGCGGTGGGCATTCGGGCCTGCCCGGCTGGTTCCAGAACAGGAGGCGGTGA
- a CDS encoding helix-turn-helix transcriptional regulator produces the protein MAEMVVNMARVRELLGCSRSHVYRLVERGELRAIKVGDSRGLRVYLSSVESFKRRREIHPDEAA, from the coding sequence ATGGCCGAGATGGTGGTCAACATGGCGCGGGTACGCGAGTTGCTGGGGTGCAGCCGGTCGCATGTCTACCGGCTGGTGGAGCGCGGGGAACTCCGGGCAATAAAAGTCGGCGATTCCAGGGGGTTGCGCGTCTATCTCTCGTCTGTTGAATCCTTTAAGCGTCGTCGGGAAATCCATCCGGACGAGGCCGCCTGA
- a CDS encoding phage portal protein, with amino-acid sequence MNARTVARRRAASAAAPGRVPGIALTAGGYHGTMSNWFPHRQTEFSASRERSRVMARAEDLAANDPNAASLIGGMTVNVVGPGIRPQSTLVAERLGIDEEAAAILRDAIEREFARWAIRPDAADAGNRLTFWQIQELNIRSTLVKGEFLNLCVDRADPFAPYSLALQVLSPLRLASPGDLTLSPMIRDGVHLGSRGEPVGYYIANPEPLTGRLDMGLAMNVAYYPARIAWRPVVLHAFPQIDEEQVRGVSVLAPAMKFFRDLSDYLDYELVGQIITAAFPVVIESDQPVAAGIGMDPRGKSRTRPAGRNVREISPGSVLHLYPGERGKTLDAPRPNSNFDAFVARILRAAGAAAGMPYEVVAKDFSKTNYSSARAALLEAWRVFQRYQSWLESAFCRPVWEAVVEEAFARGYIETPPNAPSFLDAREDYLASRWVPPRRGHVDPVKEIEADIMALGAGIKTYADVVEAHSGNFETLLPQRAREERDIAKHGLSFSLSGRSTGKAEAPVGEEKDVPAAAGGENEEEPDAEK; translated from the coding sequence GTGAACGCCCGCACCGTGGCCAGACGCCGGGCCGCCTCGGCTGCCGCGCCGGGCCGCGTGCCCGGCATCGCGCTCACGGCCGGGGGCTACCACGGCACCATGTCCAACTGGTTCCCGCACCGCCAGACCGAATTTTCCGCCTCCCGCGAACGCTCCCGGGTCATGGCCCGGGCCGAGGATCTGGCCGCCAACGATCCCAACGCCGCCAGTCTGATTGGCGGCATGACCGTCAACGTCGTGGGCCCGGGCATCCGGCCGCAGTCCACGCTGGTCGCCGAACGCCTGGGCATCGACGAGGAGGCGGCCGCCATCCTGCGCGACGCCATCGAGCGCGAATTTGCCCGCTGGGCCATCCGTCCCGACGCCGCCGACGCCGGGAACCGGCTCACGTTCTGGCAGATCCAGGAACTCAATATCCGCTCCACCCTGGTCAAGGGCGAATTTTTGAACCTGTGCGTGGACCGGGCCGATCCGTTTGCGCCGTATTCCCTGGCCCTGCAGGTGTTGTCGCCGCTTCGGCTGGCCTCGCCCGGCGACCTGACGCTGTCGCCCATGATCCGCGACGGCGTGCATCTCGGGTCGCGCGGCGAGCCCGTGGGCTACTACATCGCCAACCCCGAGCCGCTCACTGGCCGCCTGGACATGGGGCTGGCCATGAACGTGGCCTACTACCCGGCGCGCATCGCCTGGCGGCCGGTGGTGCTGCACGCCTTCCCGCAGATCGACGAGGAGCAGGTGCGCGGCGTGAGCGTCCTGGCCCCGGCCATGAAATTCTTCCGCGACCTGTCCGACTACCTGGACTACGAGCTGGTGGGCCAGATCATCACCGCCGCGTTCCCGGTGGTCATCGAATCCGACCAACCCGTGGCCGCCGGGATCGGCATGGACCCCCGGGGCAAATCCAGGACACGCCCGGCCGGACGCAACGTCCGCGAGATATCCCCGGGTTCCGTGTTGCACCTGTATCCCGGCGAGCGGGGCAAGACCCTGGACGCCCCCCGCCCCAACTCCAATTTCGACGCCTTCGTGGCCCGCATCCTGCGCGCCGCCGGGGCCGCCGCCGGGATGCCCTACGAGGTGGTGGCCAAGGATTTTTCCAAAACAAATTATTCGTCGGCCCGGGCCGCCCTGCTCGAGGCCTGGCGGGTATTCCAGCGGTACCAGTCGTGGCTGGAGAGCGCCTTTTGCCGTCCGGTCTGGGAGGCCGTGGTCGAGGAGGCGTTCGCGCGCGGCTACATCGAGACCCCGCCAAACGCACCTTCGTTTTTGGACGCCCGCGAGGACTACCTGGCCTCCCGCTGGGTGCCGCCGCGCCGGGGCCACGTGGACCCGGTGAAGGAGATCGAGGCCGACATCATGGCTTTGGGAGCCGGGATCAAAACCTACGCCGATGTCGTCGAGGCCCATTCCGGCAACTTTGAGACCTTGCTCCCCCAGCGGGCACGTGAGGAGCGCGATATCGCCAAACATGGCCTGTCGTTCAGTTTGTCCGGCCGCTCCACCGGCAAGGCCGAAGCCCCGGTCGGAGAAGAAAAGGACGTCCCGGCCGCCGCTGGCGGTGAAAACGAGGAGGAGCCGGATGCCGAAAAATGA